From the Acetobacter aceti genome, one window contains:
- the rlmB gene encoding 23S rRNA (guanosine(2251)-2'-O)-methyltransferase RlmB — translation MTTARNPSYSSPMRTPRQSPHQSSRPPRADSRDTGEARRSGPRPHGKNRQKPGGPYWIAGVHACQAALENPHRTVQRVLLSAEAQDDFTQRLSVPLPAYVERGDKARFTALLGAEAVHQGVAVLVEPLEGVAIEDALERPGPVLVLDQVTDPRNVGAILRSAAAFGVSCVVMQDRNAPEEGPALAKAASGALEVVPLVRVVNLARCLETLKQNDCWVVGLDAGGGRLEGSSLQGRRAALVLGSEGDGLRRLTRENCDEIAGLHMPGTMESLNVSVAAAIGLYELVRAG, via the coding sequence ATGACGACGGCACGCAACCCGTCGTATAGCAGCCCCATGCGCACACCTCGACAGTCCCCCCATCAGTCCTCCCGACCGCCTCGGGCCGATTCCCGTGACACCGGTGAAGCCCGCCGTAGCGGCCCGCGTCCCCACGGAAAGAACCGGCAAAAACCCGGCGGTCCCTACTGGATCGCAGGCGTCCATGCCTGCCAGGCCGCTCTGGAGAATCCACACCGCACGGTTCAGCGTGTTCTGCTCTCCGCCGAGGCTCAGGACGATTTCACGCAGCGTCTGTCTGTCCCCCTGCCCGCTTACGTCGAGCGTGGAGACAAGGCCCGCTTCACCGCACTGCTCGGCGCTGAAGCCGTGCATCAGGGGGTCGCCGTGCTGGTGGAGCCGTTGGAAGGCGTGGCCATCGAGGATGCTCTTGAGCGTCCGGGACCGGTCCTCGTGCTCGATCAGGTAACCGATCCCCGTAATGTCGGCGCGATTCTGCGTTCGGCTGCTGCATTCGGTGTGTCCTGCGTGGTGATGCAGGATCGCAACGCACCGGAAGAAGGCCCGGCTCTGGCCAAGGCCGCTTCTGGCGCTCTGGAGGTTGTGCCACTGGTGCGTGTGGTGAATCTGGCCCGTTGTCTGGAAACCCTGAAGCAGAATGACTGCTGGGTTGTCGGACTCGATGCAGGCGGAGGACGGCTTGAGGGCAGCAGCCTTCAGGGCCGTCGCGCGGCTCTGGTTCTTGGCTCGGAAGGCGATGGTCTGCGCCGCCTTACTCGCGAAAACTGTGACGAGATCGCCGGCCTTCACATGCCGGGCACAATGGAGAGCCTCAATGTCTCCGTGGCGGCGGCAATCGGGCTGTATGAACTGGTGAGAGCAGGCTGA
- a CDS encoding terminase large subunit domain-containing protein, translated as MPDLAQDMARDIRHGLDPVLFARERLGFTPDPWQGSVLNSTSNRILLNCTRQAGKTSTTAVLGLHTGMYQPNSLILLFSKAQRQSSELLAKIYGHINTMEGPPRLVKEAATELKLANGSRIVSLPGDGDSIRGYSTPNLIVEDEAAFVHDSLYEAFLPMLATSNGRLVLMSTPNGKRGHFYHAWAGGDPKWQRESVNALQVPRISPDYLEDMKSEYGPHKFAQEFMCRFVEADDQFFSDEAIERAFSRDVPLLELNF; from the coding sequence ATGCCTGATCTGGCGCAGGACATGGCTCGCGACATCCGGCACGGTCTCGACCCCGTGCTGTTCGCCCGTGAGCGCCTGGGATTCACCCCTGACCCATGGCAGGGAAGCGTCCTGAACTCGACCAGCAACCGCATTCTGCTCAACTGTACCCGGCAGGCGGGCAAAACCAGCACAACCGCCGTGCTGGGACTTCATACGGGCATGTATCAGCCCAATTCCCTGATCCTGCTTTTCTCCAAAGCCCAGCGCCAGAGTTCGGAACTGCTCGCCAAGATTTACGGTCACATCAACACGATGGAAGGACCGCCGCGCCTGGTGAAGGAAGCGGCGACTGAACTGAAGCTCGCCAATGGTTCCCGAATTGTCAGTCTGCCGGGTGACGGTGACAGCATCCGTGGCTATTCCACCCCGAACCTGATCGTGGAAGATGAGGCCGCGTTCGTTCACGACAGCCTGTATGAGGCTTTCCTGCCGATGCTGGCGACCAGTAACGGACGGCTGGTGCTGATGAGCACGCCCAACGGCAAGCGCGGACATTTCTATCATGCCTGGGCTGGTGGAGATCCAAAGTGGCAGCGGGAGAGTGTCAACGCTCTTCAGGTGCCTCGCATCAGCCCTGACTATCTCGAAGACATGAAATCCGAATACGGGCCGCACAAGTTTGCTCAGGAGTTCATGTGCCGGTTTGTCGAGGCTGACGACCAGTTCTTTTCCGATGAGGCCATCGAGCGGGCGTTCTCCCGCGACGTGCCTCTGCTCGAACTTAATTTCTGA
- a CDS encoding phage/plasmid primase, P4 family has product MSAKQTPPKTITDLTEEERDVVMNMRSPSVLLDEMQQMADLFVQITHPDRDGFPPEITEGRAVHWLACRMADRAQWMREALDKETDLAMLRGARLVTASETEEGRAWAEARIKQMTGGDPITARFMRQDNFTFVPHFKLTIVGNHKPELKNVDDAMRRRLNMVPFIHKPKNPDRELEQKLVDEWPAILQWMIEGCLKWQASGLPRPKVVREATDEYFEAQDSFGQWLAERCILDPGLETKPSMLLKDFQDWSRQNGEHEPDNKRLRGLLERTDGVRYHRHKKTGQSVRGIGLKPKEHDQAQWDDRYR; this is encoded by the coding sequence ATGAGCGCGAAGCAGACACCTCCCAAGACCATCACAGACCTGACGGAAGAAGAACGCGATGTCGTCATGAATATGCGGTCGCCGTCCGTCCTTCTGGATGAAATGCAGCAGATGGCGGACCTGTTTGTACAGATCACCCACCCCGATAGAGACGGCTTCCCGCCCGAGATCACAGAAGGCCGCGCCGTGCATTGGCTGGCGTGCAGGATGGCAGACCGGGCGCAATGGATGCGTGAAGCATTGGATAAGGAGACCGACCTTGCCATGCTTCGGGGTGCGCGACTGGTAACGGCCTCGGAGACGGAAGAAGGACGTGCCTGGGCGGAAGCGCGGATCAAGCAGATGACGGGTGGTGATCCGATAACCGCCCGTTTCATGCGACAGGACAACTTCACGTTCGTGCCGCACTTCAAGCTGACCATTGTCGGCAATCACAAACCGGAGCTGAAGAACGTCGATGATGCCATGCGGCGACGGCTCAATATGGTGCCGTTCATTCACAAGCCCAAAAACCCAGATCGGGAACTGGAGCAGAAACTGGTCGATGAATGGCCTGCAATCCTGCAATGGATGATCGAGGGATGTCTGAAATGGCAGGCAAGCGGATTGCCGCGTCCAAAGGTCGTGCGTGAGGCAACGGACGAATACTTCGAGGCTCAGGACAGTTTCGGACAGTGGCTTGCCGAACGGTGCATTCTTGATCCGGGACTTGAGACGAAACCCTCCATGCTGCTGAAGGACTTCCAGGACTGGTCGCGGCAGAATGGTGAGCATGAACCCGATAACAAGCGGCTCAGGGGGCTGTTGGAGCGGACAGACGGGGTTCGGTATCATCGACACAAAAAGACAGGGCAATCGGTTCGGGGGATCGGTTTGAAACCCAAGGAACACGATCAGGCACAATGGGATGATCGTTACAGGTGA
- a CDS encoding 2OG-Fe(II) oxygenase — translation MTAAALNLDFAALKAAPVVESPFPHVAVEHFIPQDELAALQTSLPQIGSGGSFPPEALALTPLMQALIAQLEGSELRKIIARKFSLDLDDAPTMLTIRGRTREKDGRIHCDSIAKRVTILLYLNPPSAAFERQEGCLRLLNGPDDVENFAVEVPPVNGTLLVFPNGPTTWHGHRQYVGPRYTIQLNYMETGAKARSELRRHKLSALVKKMTFVT, via the coding sequence ATGACTGCTGCCGCTCTGAATCTCGACTTTGCAGCGCTGAAAGCTGCGCCGGTCGTGGAGAGTCCTTTCCCGCATGTAGCCGTTGAACATTTCATTCCACAGGATGAACTGGCAGCCCTGCAGACATCCCTGCCACAGATCGGCTCCGGAGGCTCCTTTCCTCCCGAAGCCCTGGCTCTGACGCCACTCATGCAGGCGCTCATCGCCCAGCTTGAAGGTTCTGAACTACGCAAGATCATTGCCCGAAAGTTCAGTCTCGATCTCGACGACGCCCCCACCATGCTGACCATACGCGGGCGTACGCGGGAGAAAGATGGCCGGATTCACTGCGATTCCATCGCCAAGCGCGTGACGATTCTGCTCTATCTCAATCCGCCGTCAGCCGCATTCGAACGTCAGGAAGGCTGCCTTCGCCTGCTGAATGGTCCAGATGATGTCGAAAATTTTGCTGTGGAAGTGCCTCCTGTGAACGGTACACTGCTCGTCTTTCCCAACGGTCCGACGACGTGGCACGGTCATCGCCAGTATGTTGGCCCACGTTACACGATCCAGCTCAATTACATGGAAACCGGCGCAAAAGCCCGTTCCGAGCTTCGGCGTCACAAACTGTCCGCTCTGGTGAAGAAGATGACATTCGTGACCTGA
- a CDS encoding AlpA family transcriptional regulator — MLNTETAARRIGVSAVTLRRMLKEGKAPPSIVPGRRKRLWPEAALTEWVRSRTTEERSQ; from the coding sequence ATGCTGAACACGGAGACCGCAGCACGCCGAATTGGTGTCAGTGCTGTGACCCTTCGTCGGATGCTGAAGGAGGGCAAGGCTCCACCTTCAATCGTGCCGGGAAGGCGCAAGCGCCTCTGGCCCGAGGCGGCCCTGACTGAATGGGTGCGTTCCCGAACAACAGAGGAGCGTAGCCAGTGA
- a CDS encoding class I SAM-dependent methyltransferase, whose translation MSEVLQDVRSETAEGVSHTEENHGPRVALDADAVRAAYRRWAGVYDAVFGGISAFGRKRAVAAVNRLPGSRVLEVGVGTGLALPHYTASKRITGIDLSSDMLARARERVRRDHLSNVDALLEMDAEETRFADDSFDIAVAMFVASVVPHPRKLLTELKRVVRPGGYILFVNHFLAPTGVRGVIERGMARASHSLGWHPDFAMEALLPPEDLARARIEPVPPAGLFTLVTLEHEVAVAEVLKRREKVVA comes from the coding sequence ATGAGCGAAGTCTTGCAGGATGTCCGCAGTGAAACGGCGGAAGGCGTCTCCCATACGGAGGAAAATCACGGGCCTCGTGTGGCGCTCGATGCAGATGCTGTAAGGGCTGCATATCGGCGTTGGGCTGGAGTCTATGACGCCGTATTCGGTGGCATTTCGGCTTTCGGGCGAAAAAGAGCGGTTGCAGCGGTGAATCGGCTGCCTGGCTCACGGGTTCTGGAAGTCGGTGTCGGAACCGGTCTTGCACTGCCGCACTATACGGCAAGCAAGCGGATTACCGGTATCGACCTTTCCTCCGATATGCTGGCCCGGGCGCGTGAACGCGTGCGCCGTGACCATCTCAGCAATGTTGATGCGCTGCTGGAAATGGACGCCGAGGAAACGCGTTTCGCCGATGATTCCTTCGATATCGCCGTGGCGATGTTCGTGGCCTCTGTTGTGCCTCATCCGCGCAAACTGCTGACCGAACTGAAACGGGTGGTCCGTCCGGGCGGGTATATCCTGTTCGTGAATCATTTTCTGGCCCCGACCGGTGTGCGCGGCGTGATCGAACGTGGTATGGCCCGGGCTTCCCACTCCCTTGGCTGGCACCCTGATTTTGCCATGGAAGCCCTTCTTCCACCGGAAGATCTGGCCCGTGCGCGGATTGAGCCCGTTCCTCCCGCCGGATTATTCACACTGGTCACGCTGGAGCATGAAGTCGCTGTGGCGGAGGTGCTGAAGCGTCGGGAAAAGGTCGTCGCCTGA
- a CDS encoding phage integrase central domain-containing protein, with amino-acid sequence MSRLAPHRLTTRQVAAHKDGDLADGGNLWLVVRGASRIWTFRYKSPITDKRREMSLGSAYDVSLAEARTLAAESRRLVNQRLDPLEQRRSDDANRKSDTTIGFRAVAGQYIESQKPGWRDPRAESVWTSSLEQYVYAICGEKPVKLIDTADIEAVLRPIWTDRTETATRVRGRIERILDYARAQGWRTGENPARWRGHLSAILAPPSKVMKSGHFAAIDRKDIGRVMAALTESQGVAAKAVRFTCLTAARSGEVRNATWSEIDLQGRVWIIPAHRMKMGKEHRVPLSEGAVAVLQEVLPLRDEHAGNLVFPGQKRGKPLSDVALSKALHIAAGTKDVTVHGLRSTFRDWAAEETDYPSEVAEMALAHAISNKVEAAYRRGDLFEKRREMMVEWYNRSGNSVIPHT; translated from the coding sequence ATGAGTCGGCTCGCACCACACCGCCTGACAACTCGCCAAGTAGCCGCTCATAAGGACGGCGATCTTGCAGATGGCGGCAACCTCTGGCTGGTCGTCCGGGGAGCCTCCCGGATATGGACGTTCCGATACAAGTCCCCAATCACAGACAAGCGTCGGGAGATGAGCCTCGGCTCGGCTTATGATGTGTCTCTGGCTGAAGCCCGGACGCTGGCAGCCGAGAGCAGACGTCTGGTCAATCAGCGGCTGGACCCGCTCGAACAGCGCCGCAGTGACGATGCCAACCGTAAAAGCGACACCACTATCGGCTTCCGCGCCGTGGCCGGCCAATATATCGAGTCACAGAAACCTGGCTGGCGCGATCCGCGGGCTGAGTCGGTCTGGACCAGTTCACTGGAACAGTATGTCTATGCCATCTGCGGGGAGAAGCCGGTCAAGCTGATCGACACGGCAGACATTGAAGCGGTCCTCAGGCCAATCTGGACCGACCGCACCGAGACCGCCACACGGGTCCGGGGACGCATCGAACGGATCCTCGATTACGCCCGCGCACAGGGCTGGCGGACCGGAGAGAACCCGGCCCGATGGAGAGGACATCTGTCCGCCATACTCGCTCCACCGTCCAAGGTGATGAAGAGCGGCCACTTCGCCGCCATCGATCGAAAAGATATCGGGCGTGTGATGGCTGCACTGACTGAATCGCAGGGCGTGGCAGCGAAGGCCGTACGCTTCACCTGCCTGACTGCGGCCCGGTCTGGTGAGGTCCGCAATGCCACATGGTCGGAGATCGACCTGCAAGGCCGCGTGTGGATTATTCCGGCACACCGGATGAAGATGGGGAAGGAGCATCGAGTGCCGCTGTCAGAAGGCGCTGTGGCCGTCCTGCAGGAAGTGCTGCCTCTCCGCGATGAACATGCTGGAAATCTGGTGTTTCCCGGACAGAAACGGGGGAAGCCACTGTCAGACGTGGCGCTGTCCAAGGCGCTTCACATCGCGGCTGGCACGAAGGACGTCACCGTGCATGGCCTGCGTTCCACGTTCCGCGACTGGGCTGCCGAAGAGACAGACTACCCCAGCGAAGTGGCCGAGATGGCGCTGGCGCACGCCATCAGCAACAAGGTGGAAGCCGCTTATCGACGCGGGGATCTGTTCGAGAAGCGGCGGGAGATGATGGTGGAGTGGTATAACAGGTCTGGAAACAGCGTTATTCCTCACACATGA
- the gshB gene encoding glutathione synthase, translated as MRSGLDVAVQMDPLEEVDINGDSTFAMMLEAQARGHRLFVYGVDSLALLEGGHGEKTRLTASVRPVTVRREKGNHATFGDAERSDLAEMDVILMRQDPPFDMAYITATHLLEHVHGVGPGKALVVNDPRSVRDSPEKLLVTHYPELMPPTLVTWDVGEIHAFRKKWKDIIVKPLFGNGGSGVFRIREDDQNLNALLEMHFARSREPLMIQRYEAAVRKGDKRIILADGKPIGAINRVPAEGEARSNMHVGGVAQRVELTPRDVEICDAIGPMLKERGLIFVGIDVIGDWLTEINVTSPTGLQELERFDGINPAGLLWDCIESRLSA; from the coding sequence ATGCGTTCTGGGCTTGATGTTGCTGTGCAGATGGATCCTCTCGAGGAGGTCGATATCAATGGTGATTCGACATTTGCCATGATGCTGGAAGCTCAGGCCCGGGGACACCGCCTTTTCGTATACGGCGTGGACTCTCTGGCGCTGCTGGAGGGCGGGCATGGTGAGAAAACCCGCCTGACGGCTTCGGTGCGGCCTGTCACGGTGCGGCGCGAAAAAGGTAACCACGCGACGTTCGGGGATGCTGAGCGAAGTGATCTGGCTGAAATGGATGTGATCCTCATGCGGCAGGATCCGCCGTTTGACATGGCCTATATCACCGCGACTCATCTGCTTGAGCACGTTCACGGTGTGGGGCCCGGCAAGGCGCTGGTGGTCAATGATCCGCGTTCCGTGCGGGATTCCCCGGAGAAGCTGCTCGTTACACATTATCCCGAACTCATGCCGCCGACCTTGGTGACGTGGGATGTCGGCGAAATCCATGCGTTCCGAAAGAAGTGGAAAGACATCATTGTCAAACCGCTCTTCGGGAATGGCGGCAGTGGTGTCTTCCGTATTCGTGAGGACGATCAGAACCTGAATGCGCTTCTTGAGATGCATTTCGCCCGTTCAAGAGAGCCTCTGATGATTCAGCGTTATGAAGCCGCAGTGAGGAAAGGCGACAAGCGGATTATTCTTGCTGATGGCAAACCGATTGGAGCCATCAACCGCGTGCCCGCTGAAGGTGAGGCACGATCCAACATGCATGTTGGCGGTGTGGCGCAGCGCGTGGAACTGACGCCTCGCGATGTCGAAATCTGCGACGCCATCGGGCCGATGCTGAAAGAGCGTGGGCTGATTTTTGTGGGAATCGACGTGATTGGTGACTGGCTGACGGAAATCAACGTGACGTCACCAACGGGTCTTCAGGAGCTTGAGCGGTTTGACGGCATCAATCCGGCAGGATTGCTGTGGGATTGCATCGAGAGCCGTCTGTCGGCCTGA
- the cyoE gene encoding heme o synthase: MSGATAEARPARVRFDAARVGTNAKDWVQLLKPRVISLVVFTGAAGLYMAPGHMNPFMAAISILCICLASGAAGAINMWYDRDIDIIMQRTATRPIPGGRIPADETLAYGLGLSVFSVILMWLATNTLAAGILAFSIFFYAVIYTMWLKRSTPQNIVIGGAAGAFPPMIGWAAATGSMDVMPVVMFSIVFLWTPPHFWSLSLYACKDYGRAGIPMLPVVKGARYTRWNILAYTIILLAVSLVPSFMHLSGMLYTATALLLGLGFIACAVRVLLEKQDANGVSLDGDKAARVSFRFSLAYLFLLFCGLLADHALTWWIA, from the coding sequence ATGAGCGGTGCGACTGCTGAAGCGCGTCCTGCCCGCGTTCGTTTTGACGCAGCTCGTGTTGGAACGAATGCGAAAGACTGGGTGCAGTTGCTCAAGCCGCGAGTGATTTCCCTTGTGGTGTTTACGGGTGCTGCCGGTCTTTATATGGCCCCCGGTCACATGAATCCGTTTATGGCCGCGATCAGTATCCTGTGTATCTGCCTTGCCTCCGGTGCGGCGGGCGCCATCAACATGTGGTACGATCGCGATATCGACATCATCATGCAGCGGACAGCGACGCGCCCGATTCCGGGTGGTCGTATTCCTGCTGATGAGACGTTGGCTTACGGGCTGGGGCTGTCGGTTTTCTCGGTGATCCTGATGTGGCTGGCGACGAACACGCTGGCTGCCGGGATTCTGGCGTTCTCCATCTTTTTCTATGCCGTGATCTATACGATGTGGCTGAAGCGCTCGACGCCGCAGAACATCGTCATTGGTGGTGCAGCGGGCGCCTTTCCGCCGATGATCGGCTGGGCCGCTGCGACCGGCTCGATGGATGTGATGCCGGTGGTGATGTTCTCCATCGTATTTCTGTGGACCCCTCCGCATTTCTGGTCGCTCTCGCTCTACGCCTGCAAGGATTACGGGCGAGCGGGTATTCCCATGCTGCCGGTGGTGAAGGGCGCGCGTTACACGCGCTGGAATATTCTGGCCTACACCATCATTCTGCTGGCCGTGTCGCTGGTGCCGTCCTTCATGCATCTGAGCGGGATGCTCTATACGGCGACTGCGCTGCTGCTTGGCCTCGGGTTTATCGCCTGCGCCGTTCGTGTGCTTCTGGAAAAGCAGGACGCAAATGGCGTCAGCCTGGATGGAGACAAGGCCGCACGGGTCTCGTTCCGTTTCTCGCTGGCCTATCTGTTTCTGCTGTTCTGTGGCCTGCTGGCTGACCACGCCCTGACATGGTGGATAGCATGA
- the greB gene encoding transcription elongation factor GreB, translated as MAQQSEKTDRNGDLARYITPGGLRTMRDELSHLMRVERPSVVEIVSWAAGNGDRSENGDYIYGKKRLREIDRRIRFLTKRVETAIEVDPAQQVRRDRVFFGATVTYADVDDRETTVTIVGADEAISEKREITLLAPVARALLGRVVGDEITLHTPRGTDLIEIIAITYPSPL; from the coding sequence GTGGCGCAACAAAGTGAAAAAACTGACAGAAACGGGGATCTCGCCCGTTACATAACGCCTGGCGGTTTACGCACGATGCGGGATGAACTCTCGCATCTGATGCGTGTCGAACGGCCTTCTGTAGTGGAAATTGTTTCATGGGCCGCCGGAAACGGTGACCGCTCTGAAAATGGCGACTACATTTACGGCAAGAAGCGGCTGCGTGAGATTGATCGCCGCATCCGCTTTCTGACCAAGCGGGTGGAGACGGCCATCGAGGTCGATCCCGCGCAGCAGGTACGTCGTGACCGGGTGTTTTTCGGTGCGACGGTGACTTATGCCGATGTGGATGACCGGGAAACGACGGTCACCATTGTCGGAGCGGACGAAGCTATCTCTGAAAAACGCGAAATCACCTTGCTGGCCCCTGTCGCCCGGGCGCTCCTCGGGCGGGTGGTTGGAGATGAGATTACGCTGCATACCCCGCGAGGTACGGATCTGATCGAAATCATAGCCATCACCTATCCCTCACCCCTGTAA
- a CDS encoding flagellar motor protein MotB — translation MPRKNGDNKARIIVVKRGGGGAAGHHGGAWKIAYADFVTAMMAFFLVMWLINATTEQRRRGIANFFNPMATTGDAAAQTTSGPGRSSSVVQGDADNAGHATGSEMTGEQASQQAQASEKLQVSQNAKNAILPPGALTLSKKDKNATAEGMGAGISIVVGNENSGTGTDARTRGVFAVPNPAFPDRSIGKIVTLPPDLPRIVPIGGEKSGAATSIGDGENSAAQKEEADLQADRKQIEQALAQDPSTAQLKSQISVDVLPVGLRIQLAESDRNPMFDTGSARLNERATRLLQKIAPYLTAMPQNLSIYGYTDGALYKKKGASNWTLSAARADSAREVLSAAGFPEQRLAEVVGRAAHDLADADDPASAVNRRVVLVLHREHEVKLPDDASPLTGSGDQPKSAADAATQAPNTQ, via the coding sequence ATGCCACGTAAAAACGGGGATAACAAAGCGCGAATCATAGTCGTCAAGCGTGGCGGCGGAGGTGCGGCGGGTCATCATGGCGGCGCATGGAAGATCGCTTACGCGGATTTCGTGACCGCCATGATGGCGTTCTTTCTTGTGATGTGGCTGATCAACGCCACTACGGAACAGCGCCGGCGGGGCATTGCCAATTTCTTCAATCCGATGGCCACCACCGGGGATGCCGCAGCGCAGACAACGAGTGGTCCGGGGCGCTCATCTTCCGTCGTGCAGGGCGACGCGGATAATGCCGGACATGCGACCGGTTCCGAGATGACTGGAGAACAGGCCTCCCAGCAGGCGCAGGCGTCCGAGAAGTTGCAGGTTTCTCAGAACGCGAAGAATGCGATTCTGCCGCCGGGCGCACTGACTCTCAGTAAAAAAGACAAGAATGCTACGGCGGAAGGCATGGGAGCCGGTATTTCCATTGTTGTCGGCAATGAGAATTCCGGCACAGGCACTGACGCCCGCACACGTGGCGTTTTCGCTGTACCCAATCCGGCGTTTCCTGATCGAAGTATAGGAAAAATAGTGACGCTGCCTCCTGATCTTCCTCGTATCGTACCGATTGGTGGCGAGAAGAGCGGAGCGGCTACGTCTATTGGTGATGGCGAAAATTCCGCGGCACAAAAGGAAGAAGCGGATCTTCAGGCGGACCGGAAGCAGATCGAGCAGGCGCTGGCGCAGGACCCGTCTACGGCACAGTTGAAGTCGCAGATCTCGGTCGATGTGCTTCCTGTCGGGCTGCGTATCCAGCTCGCGGAGAGCGATCGTAACCCCATGTTCGATACGGGCTCTGCGCGCCTGAACGAGCGGGCGACCCGCCTGCTGCAAAAGATCGCACCGTATCTGACGGCGATGCCGCAGAATCTTTCAATCTACGGTTACACCGATGGCGCTCTTTACAAGAAAAAGGGTGCTTCCAACTGGACATTATCCGCGGCGCGGGCGGATTCGGCTCGTGAAGTCCTGTCGGCTGCGGGTTTCCCTGAACAGCGGCTGGCTGAAGTTGTCGGACGCGCGGCGCACGATCTGGCGGATGCGGATGACCCGGCCTCGGCGGTGAACAGGCGCGTGGTCCTCGTGCTGCATCGGGAACATGAAGTGAAATTGCCTGATGATGCCTCTCCCCTGACAGGAAGCGGTGATCAGCCGAAGTCTGCCGCAGACGCGGCAACCCAGGCGCCGAATACACAGTGA
- the motA gene encoding flagellar motor stator protein MotA yields MLLIGGLVFLLLCVFGSFAASGGAIGPLVKSMPFELITILGAGIGTFAMANSMADIKHVPGALKTAVKGPSFGRQDYIDLLGLLFFFARLAQTQGVMALESHIETPMESTAFAAYPKIRDNNRVRNLICDYLRMISMNMDDAFQFDEVMSRELTKNLKEDTHVAHGLQTLADGLPALGIVAAVLGVIKTMGSISKPPEVLGEMIAGALVGTFLGVLLAYGMVGPLAGRIQSVVEEDAHYYDLIRVVFVAYLQGNPAQVSVEIGRKDIPMHLMPSFQEIDTAINELSIG; encoded by the coding sequence ATGTTGCTAATCGGTGGGCTGGTGTTTCTGCTGCTCTGTGTGTTCGGGTCGTTTGCCGCATCGGGTGGCGCGATCGGGCCGCTTGTCAAATCCATGCCGTTCGAGCTTATTACGATTCTTGGTGCGGGTATCGGCACGTTTGCCATGGCCAATTCGATGGCGGATATAAAGCATGTGCCCGGCGCATTGAAGACGGCAGTCAAGGGACCGTCTTTTGGTCGTCAGGACTATATTGATCTTCTCGGGTTGCTGTTTTTCTTTGCGCGGCTGGCCCAGACACAGGGTGTGATGGCGCTTGAGTCGCATATCGAAACGCCAATGGAGAGCACGGCTTTTGCCGCCTATCCCAAAATTCGGGACAATAACCGGGTCCGCAATCTGATCTGTGATTATCTGCGCATGATCAGCATGAACATGGATGACGCCTTTCAGTTCGATGAAGTCATGTCCCGTGAACTGACAAAGAATCTCAAGGAAGACACTCATGTGGCGCACGGTCTGCAGACGCTGGCGGATGGTCTGCCTGCGCTTGGCATTGTTGCCGCCGTGCTTGGTGTCATCAAGACCATGGGATCAATCAGCAAGCCACCGGAAGTTCTGGGTGAAATGATTGCCGGCGCGCTGGTTGGTACCTTTCTTGGAGTTCTGCTGGCTTATGGTATGGTTGGTCCGTTGGCCGGTCGTATCCAGAGTGTTGTGGAAGAGGACGCGCATTATTATGACCTGATCAGGGTCGTGTTTGTCGCCTATCTGCAGGGCAACCCGGCACAGGTCAGTGTTGAGATCGGCCGGAAGGATATACCGATGCATCTGATGCCGAGTTTCCAGGAGATCGATACCGCGATCAATGAACTCTCCATCGGATAA